The proteins below come from a single Afipia felis ATCC 53690 genomic window:
- a CDS encoding TrmJ/YjtD family RNA methyltransferase yields the protein MSGTDKTKPRTDLPGPVVVLVEPQLGENIGMAARAMGNFGLTRLRLVKPRDGWPNMAAQRAAAGADHILERVELFETVEAAVADCALLFATTARAHDQAKPVVAPDAAAREIVDETARGATAGILFGRERSGLTNEEVALANRIVTFPVNPGFASLNLAQAVLLMGYEWFKLASGGQIPFSMPERSEPASQHQMHAFFDNLVAELDKVEFLRPAEKRDVMLVNLRNIFSRMEPSKQDMHTLHGVVMAIAEGRKGPAKGGVLDGTQAAQLRALLAEQGSPATEGRSGSVRGLARLLRRNPTDAERILWQALTKDRRFAAQFKRQTPVGRHIPDFVSFPRRMAIEIVHPKESEAVAHERAVRAAWLAERGYRVVSLQAADIERDLEAELRRLEEV from the coding sequence ATGTCGGGGACCGACAAGACCAAGCCGCGTACCGACCTGCCGGGCCCCGTGGTGGTGCTGGTGGAGCCGCAGCTTGGCGAGAACATCGGCATGGCCGCTCGCGCCATGGGTAATTTCGGCCTGACACGTTTACGTTTGGTGAAGCCGCGCGACGGCTGGCCGAACATGGCGGCCCAGCGGGCGGCGGCAGGTGCCGACCACATTCTGGAGCGGGTGGAGTTGTTCGAGACGGTCGAGGCGGCCGTGGCCGATTGCGCGCTGCTGTTTGCGACCACCGCCCGCGCGCACGATCAGGCCAAGCCTGTGGTCGCTCCGGATGCTGCAGCCCGCGAGATCGTGGACGAGACGGCGCGCGGCGCCACAGCTGGTATTCTGTTCGGCCGGGAGCGTTCAGGTCTGACCAATGAAGAGGTTGCACTCGCCAATCGGATTGTGACTTTCCCGGTCAATCCGGGGTTCGCCTCGCTCAATCTGGCGCAGGCGGTGCTCTTGATGGGCTATGAGTGGTTCAAGCTGGCGTCTGGTGGTCAGATACCGTTTTCGATGCCGGAGCGTTCCGAGCCAGCGTCCCAGCATCAGATGCACGCGTTTTTCGACAATCTGGTCGCGGAACTCGACAAGGTCGAGTTCCTGCGCCCAGCCGAGAAGCGAGACGTCATGCTGGTCAATTTACGTAATATTTTCAGTCGGATGGAGCCAAGCAAACAGGATATGCACACCCTCCACGGCGTGGTGATGGCGATTGCCGAGGGGCGCAAGGGGCCGGCCAAGGGTGGGGTGCTCGATGGGACCCAGGCTGCGCAGCTGCGAGCGCTGTTGGCGGAACAGGGCTCCCCGGCAACCGAGGGCAGATCGGGTTCCGTGCGGGGGCTGGCGCGGCTGCTGCGCCGGAACCCCACGGATGCAGAGCGCATCCTCTGGCAGGCATTGACCAAGGACCGCCGCTTCGCCGCGCAGTTCAAGCGGCAGACGCCGGTCGGTCGTCACATCCCCGATTTCGTCTCGTTTCCGCGGCGGATGGCGATCGAGATCGTCCATCCGAAGGAAAGCGAGGCTGTCGCCCACGAACGCGCCGTACGGGCCGCCTGGCTCGCTGAGCGCGGCTATCGTGTAGTTTCGCTGCAGGCGGCTGATATCGAGCGTGATCTGGAAGCGGAATTGAGGCGTCTGGAAGAAGTCTGA
- the cynS gene encoding cyanase, which translates to MKRPDLTEKLLDIKRENGWSWKHICAEIGGHSEVLIVGAILGQMKLTKPQAAAAAKLFGLSKVEQALLNEVPMRGEGLTMPPTDPLIYRFYELVMINGPAWKALIEEEFGDGIMSAIDFDMTMQRVADPKGDRVSIGMTGKFLPYKYYGATGNHAPLGYKEE; encoded by the coding sequence ATGAAACGACCCGATCTCACCGAGAAGCTGCTCGACATCAAGCGCGAGAACGGCTGGAGCTGGAAACATATCTGCGCCGAGATCGGCGGCCATTCCGAAGTGCTGATCGTGGGCGCTATCCTCGGACAGATGAAGCTGACCAAGCCGCAGGCTGCAGCCGCGGCAAAACTGTTCGGCCTCTCCAAAGTCGAACAGGCGCTTCTCAACGAAGTGCCGATGCGCGGGGAGGGCCTGACGATGCCGCCGACCGACCCGCTGATCTATCGCTTCTACGAACTGGTGATGATCAACGGCCCGGCATGGAAGGCGCTGATCGAGGAGGAGTTCGGTGACGGCATCATGTCGGCGATCGATTTCGACATGACCATGCAGCGCGTCGCCGATCCGAAGGGCGACCGCGTCAGTATCGGCATGACGGGCAAGTTCCTGCCGTATAAATATTACGGCGCTACCGGCAACCACGCTCCGCTGGGTTACAAGGAGGAGTGA
- a CDS encoding DUF1476 domain-containing protein, producing the protein MSSFDKREEGFEKKFAVDEEQRFKAIARRNKLLGLWAAEKLGLTGDAATSYAKDVVAADFEVSGDSDVLGKVARDLADKGVSEQQIRVKMDELLAPAVAQVKAGQ; encoded by the coding sequence ATGTCGAGTTTCGATAAGCGCGAGGAAGGCTTTGAAAAGAAGTTTGCCGTCGACGAGGAACAAAGATTCAAGGCGATCGCGCGGCGAAACAAGCTGCTCGGATTGTGGGCCGCCGAAAAGCTCGGTCTGACCGGCGATGCCGCCACGTCCTATGCCAAGGACGTCGTGGCGGCCGATTTCGAGGTCTCCGGCGACAGCGACGTGCTGGGCAAGGTCGCCCGCGACCTCGCCGACAAAGGCGTCTCCGAACAGCAGATTCGCGTGAAAATGGACGAATTGCTGGCCCCCGCCGTCGCCCAGGTGAAGGCCGGCCAATAA
- the purC gene encoding phosphoribosylaminoimidazolesuccinocarboxamide synthase: protein MSRRRRIYEGKGKVLYEGPEPGTLIQHFKDDATAFNAKKHQIIEGKGVLNNRISEYIFQHLNDIGVPTHFIKRLNMREQLIREVEIVPLEVVVRNVAAGSLSQRLGIEEGTQLPRSIIEFYYKNDQLGDPMVSEEHITAFGWATPQEIDDIMALAIRVNDFLSGVFLGVGIRLVDFKMECGRLYENEMMRIVVADEISPDSCRLWDIKSNEKMDKDRFRRDLGGLLEAYTEVAKRLGILIDNERPAGSGPVLVKS, encoded by the coding sequence ATGAGCCGTCGGCGTCGCATCTATGAAGGCAAGGGCAAGGTTCTTTATGAAGGACCGGAGCCTGGCACCCTGATCCAGCATTTCAAGGATGACGCGACCGCGTTCAATGCCAAGAAACACCAGATCATCGAGGGCAAGGGTGTCCTCAACAACCGGATCTCGGAATATATTTTCCAGCATCTGAACGACATCGGTGTGCCGACGCACTTCATCAAGCGGCTCAACATGCGTGAGCAGTTGATCCGAGAGGTCGAGATCGTGCCGCTCGAGGTTGTGGTGCGCAATGTCGCTGCAGGCTCGCTTTCGCAGCGCCTCGGCATCGAGGAAGGCACACAGCTTCCGCGCTCGATCATCGAGTTCTATTACAAGAACGACCAGCTCGGCGATCCGATGGTGTCCGAAGAGCACATCACCGCGTTCGGTTGGGCGACGCCGCAGGAGATCGACGACATCATGGCGCTCGCCATCCGCGTCAACGATTTCCTTTCCGGAGTTTTCCTTGGCGTCGGCATCCGTCTCGTCGACTTCAAGATGGAATGCGGCCGCCTCTATGAAAACGAGATGATGCGCATCGTCGTTGCCGACGAAATCTCGCCGGACTCGTGCCGGCTATGGGACATCAAGTCGAACGAGAAGATGGACAAGGATCGCTTCCGCCGCGATCTCGGTGGCCTGCTCGAGGCCTATACCGAAGTCGCCAAGCGTCTCGGTATTCTGATCGACAACGAGCGTCCGGCAGGCTCCGGCCCGGTGCTGGTGAAAAGCTGA
- the purS gene encoding phosphoribosylformylglycinamidine synthase subunit PurS, with the protein MKARVTVTLKNGILDPQGKAIEGALKSLGVDGIASVRQGKVFDIEVESGDKAKAEAALKAAADKLLANTVIENYRVEVLG; encoded by the coding sequence ATGAAAGCACGCGTTACGGTTACGCTGAAGAACGGCATTCTTGATCCGCAGGGCAAAGCCATCGAGGGTGCGCTGAAATCGCTCGGCGTCGATGGCATCGCCAGCGTACGTCAGGGCAAGGTGTTCGATATCGAGGTTGAAAGCGGCGACAAGGCCAAGGCCGAAGCCGCGCTCAAGGCCGCTGCCGACAAGCTGCTCGCCAATACGGTGATCGAGAACTATCGCGTCGAGGTTCTGGGCTAA
- the purQ gene encoding phosphoribosylformylglycinamidine synthase subunit PurQ: MKSAVLVFPGINRERDMARTLKLVSGTEPTMVWHAETELPKGTDLVVIPGGFSYGDYLRCGAIAARSPVMDAVRAYAAKGGLVLGVCNGFQILCESGLLPGILMRNARLQFVCRDVHLRVERSDTPFTRGYNAGQVIRVPVAHGEGNYAADAETLKRLEGDSRVLYRYCSTDGDVGDLHNFNGAAASIAGIVNEKGNVLGMMPHPENHVEDVMGCTDGRGLFAGLAAHLDRAA, encoded by the coding sequence ATGAAATCAGCCGTTCTCGTATTCCCCGGCATCAATCGCGAGCGCGACATGGCGCGCACATTGAAGCTCGTGTCCGGCACTGAGCCGACCATGGTCTGGCATGCCGAGACCGAATTGCCGAAGGGCACCGATCTCGTCGTTATTCCTGGCGGCTTCTCTTATGGCGATTATCTGCGTTGCGGAGCCATTGCGGCACGCTCGCCGGTGATGGATGCGGTACGGGCTTATGCGGCGAAGGGCGGCCTCGTGCTCGGCGTCTGCAACGGTTTCCAGATCCTGTGCGAGAGCGGCCTGTTGCCCGGCATCCTGATGCGCAACGCGCGGCTGCAATTCGTCTGCCGCGACGTGCATCTGCGCGTGGAGCGTTCCGATACGCCGTTCACACGCGGCTATAATGCGGGGCAGGTGATCCGGGTGCCGGTGGCGCATGGTGAAGGCAACTATGCTGCCGATGCCGAGACGCTGAAGCGCCTCGAAGGCGATAGCCGCGTGCTCTATCGCTACTGCTCGACCGATGGCGACGTCGGCGACCTGCATAATTTCAACGGCGCGGCCGCTTCCATCGCCGGTATTGTCAACGAGAAGGGCAACGTGCTTGGCATGATGCCGCATCCCGAGAACCACGTCGAAGACGTGATGGGTTGCACTGACGGCCGCGGCTTGTTCGCTGGCCTCGCCGCGCATCTGGACCGCGCGGCGTAA
- a CDS encoding globin-coupled sensor protein: MTSHDSLATRLAFSGLDDRARSLLAEIRPSIVTALPGILDGFYKSITTFAEMRTLLPTPAIVAHAKAAQIAHWDVILAAKFDAEYVRSVTRIGETHHRLGLEPRWYIAGYKRIISGLIAHIETTITARFGGKSQTARKAAMIDAVVSAAMLDMDFAISVYLDAGKREKHEALERLATQFEQTIAQIVGRVGTMAEDLRTAADTLKGAASAAQAQTQVVATTSNQASANVQSVAAGTEEMGSSVTEISRQVQESLKVAKDAVSQAETANNQVAGLNESASRIGDVIKIINAIAAQTNLLALNATIEAARAGEAGKGFAVVAQEVKALAAQTAKATDEIGAQITGMQATTGETVAAITGIGETITHISAIASAIFEAVDQQEAATREIARNIHLAAEASSDAAANIEKVSKGAEDTGSAASGVHASAQALTEESVRLRNDVSGFLAMLRSA; the protein is encoded by the coding sequence ATGACATCTCACGACTCTCTCGCCACTCGCCTCGCGTTCAGTGGCCTCGACGACCGCGCCCGCTCCCTCCTTGCTGAAATCCGTCCCTCCATCGTGACCGCCCTGCCCGGCATTCTCGACGGCTTCTACAAATCGATCACGACCTTCGCGGAAATGCGCACGCTGCTTCCAACTCCAGCAATCGTGGCGCACGCCAAGGCCGCACAGATCGCGCACTGGGACGTGATCCTCGCCGCGAAATTCGACGCGGAATATGTGCGATCGGTGACGCGGATCGGCGAGACACACCATCGTCTCGGTCTGGAGCCGCGCTGGTACATCGCAGGCTACAAGCGCATCATCAGCGGCCTGATCGCCCACATAGAAACCACCATCACAGCCCGCTTCGGTGGTAAAAGCCAGACGGCGCGGAAAGCGGCGATGATCGATGCCGTCGTTAGTGCGGCGATGCTCGATATGGATTTCGCCATATCGGTCTATCTCGACGCCGGAAAGCGCGAAAAGCACGAAGCGCTGGAGCGCCTTGCCACGCAATTCGAGCAGACCATCGCCCAGATCGTCGGCCGCGTCGGAACCATGGCCGAAGATCTGCGTACCGCCGCGGATACGCTCAAGGGCGCCGCGAGCGCAGCTCAGGCCCAAACGCAGGTGGTAGCGACGACATCCAATCAGGCTTCTGCCAACGTCCAGTCGGTCGCGGCAGGCACCGAAGAAATGGGCTCCTCCGTCACCGAAATCTCGCGTCAGGTACAGGAATCGCTGAAAGTGGCCAAAGATGCGGTCAGCCAGGCCGAGACTGCCAACAACCAGGTGGCGGGCCTGAACGAATCCGCAAGCCGGATTGGCGACGTCATCAAGATCATCAACGCAATCGCCGCACAGACCAACCTGCTCGCGCTCAACGCCACCATCGAGGCCGCGCGTGCGGGAGAAGCCGGCAAGGGTTTTGCCGTGGTGGCGCAGGAGGTCAAGGCACTGGCGGCGCAGACCGCCAAGGCGACCGATGAAATCGGCGCGCAGATCACCGGCATGCAGGCGACCACAGGCGAGACCGTCGCCGCGATCACCGGGATCGGCGAAACCATCACGCATATCTCGGCAATTGCCAGCGCGATCTTCGAGGCCGTTGATCAGCAGGAAGCCGCCACGCGCGAGATCGCCCGCAACATCCATCTCGCGGCGGAAGCGTCGTCCGATGCGGCGGCCAATATCGAGAAGGTCAGCAAGGGCGCCGAGGACACCGGATCGGCTGCGAGCGGCGTTCACGCCTCGGCGCAGGCGCTGACGGAGGAAAGCGTCCGGCTGCGCAACGATGTCAGCGGCTTCCTCGCTATGCTGCGTTCGGCGTAA
- the purL gene encoding phosphoribosylformylglycinamidine synthase subunit PurL codes for MISNEPAITPELIASHGLKPDEYERILKLIGRTPTFTELGIFSAMWNEHCSYKSSRIHLRGLPTKAPWVIQGPGENAGVIDIGDGLAVVFKMESHNHPSYIEPYQGATTGVGGILRDVFTMGARPIACLNALSFGAPEHPKTRHLVSGVVAGVGGYGNSFGVPTVGGQVRFHTRYDGNNLVNAMAVGLAETDKIFYAAASGVNMPIVYLGSKTGRDGIHGATMASAEFDDDSDEKRPTVQVGDPFAEKLLLEACLEIMEAGCVIAIQDMGAAGLTCSAVEMGAKGDLGVDLDLDAVPTRETGMSAYEMMLSESQERMLMVLKPEKEKEAEAIFKKWGLDFAIVGYTTPTQRFVVKHGGDVMADLPIKELESEAPLYDRPHVPSPQLPIIHARDVKAPMPVTDALVKLIATPELCSKRWVWEQYDHVIGGNTVQRPGGDAAVVRVLEGPKALALTVDVTPRYCEADPVEGGKQAVAEAWRNITAVGGKPLAITDNLNFGNPERAEIMGQFVGCLNGIAQACVALDFPIVSGNVSLYNETNGRGILPTPSIGGVGLLDDFQKSATLAFKAEGEAILLIGDTQGWLGQSVYLRDICGREEGAPPPVDLAAEKRNGDVVRGMIKSGTATAVHDISDGGLLVALAEMAMASGIGARLDAPPAETVPHAWWFGEDQARYIVTVPVDHLLTVMSKLKAVGVPCVEIGKTGGNALAIEGEKPVAIATLKEGFENWLPDYMAGRG; via the coding sequence TTGATCTCCAACGAGCCTGCCATCACGCCCGAACTGATCGCCTCCCACGGCCTCAAGCCGGACGAGTACGAGCGCATCCTCAAGCTGATCGGACGCACGCCGACCTTCACCGAACTCGGCATCTTCTCGGCGATGTGGAACGAGCACTGCTCGTACAAATCGTCGCGCATCCATCTGCGCGGCCTGCCGACGAAGGCGCCGTGGGTGATCCAGGGGCCGGGCGAGAACGCCGGCGTGATCGACATCGGTGACGGGCTCGCCGTGGTGTTCAAGATGGAGAGCCACAACCATCCGAGCTATATCGAGCCGTATCAGGGCGCGACCACCGGCGTCGGCGGCATTCTGCGCGACGTGTTCACCATGGGCGCGCGCCCGATCGCCTGCCTCAATGCGCTGTCGTTCGGCGCGCCCGAACATCCCAAGACGCGGCACCTGGTGTCCGGCGTGGTCGCGGGGGTCGGCGGTTATGGCAATTCGTTCGGCGTACCGACCGTGGGCGGGCAGGTGCGCTTCCACACCCGTTATGACGGCAATAACCTCGTCAATGCGATGGCGGTGGGTCTCGCCGAGACCGACAAGATTTTCTATGCGGCGGCGTCTGGCGTGAACATGCCGATCGTCTATCTCGGCTCCAAGACCGGACGCGACGGCATCCATGGTGCGACCATGGCGTCCGCCGAGTTCGATGACGACAGCGACGAGAAGCGCCCGACCGTGCAGGTCGGTGACCCGTTCGCCGAAAAGCTGCTGCTGGAAGCCTGCCTTGAGATCATGGAAGCCGGTTGTGTGATCGCGATCCAGGACATGGGCGCGGCGGGCCTCACATGCTCTGCGGTCGAAATGGGCGCGAAGGGCGATCTCGGCGTCGATCTCGATCTCGATGCGGTGCCGACGCGCGAGACCGGCATGAGCGCCTACGAGATGATGCTCTCGGAGTCGCAAGAGCGCATGCTCATGGTGCTCAAGCCCGAGAAGGAAAAGGAAGCCGAGGCGATCTTCAAGAAGTGGGGCCTCGACTTCGCTATTGTCGGTTACACCACGCCGACACAGCGTTTCGTCGTCAAGCACGGCGGCGACGTGATGGCTGATCTGCCGATCAAGGAACTGGAGTCGGAAGCGCCGCTCTATGACCGGCCGCATGTGCCGTCGCCGCAACTGCCGATCATTCACGCCCGCGACGTGAAGGCGCCGATGCCGGTGACGGACGCGCTGGTGAAGCTGATTGCGACGCCGGAATTGTGTTCGAAGCGTTGGGTATGGGAGCAGTACGATCACGTGATCGGCGGCAACACTGTGCAGCGACCGGGCGGCGACGCAGCCGTCGTGCGCGTGCTCGAAGGGCCGAAGGCGCTTGCGCTGACCGTCGATGTGACGCCGCGCTATTGCGAAGCCGATCCAGTCGAGGGTGGCAAGCAAGCGGTGGCGGAAGCCTGGCGCAACATCACGGCGGTCGGTGGTAAGCCGCTCGCCATCACCGATAACCTCAATTTCGGCAATCCCGAGCGAGCCGAGATCATGGGGCAATTCGTCGGCTGTCTGAACGGCATCGCGCAGGCCTGCGTGGCGCTCGACTTCCCGATCGTGTCCGGCAACGTCTCGCTCTACAACGAGACCAACGGCCGCGGCATTCTGCCGACGCCTTCCATCGGCGGCGTCGGACTGCTCGATGATTTCCAGAAGTCCGCGACGCTCGCGTTCAAGGCTGAGGGCGAAGCAATCCTGTTGATCGGTGACACGCAGGGCTGGCTCGGCCAGTCGGTCTATCTGCGCGACATCTGCGGCCGAGAGGAAGGCGCGCCGCCGCCGGTCGATCTCGCCGCCGAGAAGCGCAACGGTGACGTGGTGCGCGGCATGATCAAGAGCGGCACCGCGACCGCCGTGCATGACATCTCCGACGGCGGACTTCTGGTTGCGCTCGCGGAAATGGCGATGGCGAGCGGCATCGGCGCGAGGCTCGATGCGCCGCCGGCCGAGACCGTGCCGCATGCGTGGTGGTTCGGCGAGGATCAGGCGCGCTACATCGTGACCGTACCGGTCGATCATCTGCTGACTGTGATGAGCAAGCTCAAGGCGGTCGGCGTGCCTTGCGTCGAGATCGGTAAGACCGGCGGCAATGCGCTCGCCATCGAGGGCGAGAAGCCCGTTGCGATCGCAACGCTCAAGGAAGGCTTCGAGAATTGGCTGCCCGACTACATGGCGGGGCGCGGCTAA
- a CDS encoding MFS transporter, with product MSSTNVIPTPLSAAEHQVQLRRAIIASTIGTAIEWYDFFLYSIVTGLVFAKLFFPHSDPWVGTLEAFAIYAVGFIARPIGAAIFGHYGDRIGRKSTLIATLMLMGLATFAVALVPTYASIGIWGAVILTVLRFIQGVGVGGEWGGSVLLSMEWARTNKSRGFIASWPQFGVPSGLFLANLAVLAFSQMSGEQFLAWGWRIPFVLSLILVAIGLYIRLGILETPVFTKLVAQQRIERTPILEVIKRQPKEILLSAFARMAEQAPFYIFTAFIFAYGTGSLHVSRDFLLTAILVASVVSFFSIPFFGYLSDVIGRKAMYMIGAVVVGVFGFIYFGMVNTGVEWIIFLAIVLSLIPHDMMYGPQAALIAESFTGRLRYSGASLGYQLASVIAGGPAPLIATWLYGRYQTPYVIAIYIACCAVVSLVATAMMTDYTGKDISEEYHVTA from the coding sequence ATGTCCTCCACTAACGTTATCCCTACCCCGCTTTCAGCTGCCGAACATCAGGTGCAGCTGCGCCGCGCCATCATCGCGTCCACCATCGGCACGGCCATCGAATGGTACGACTTCTTCCTCTACAGCATCGTTACCGGCCTCGTATTCGCCAAGCTATTCTTCCCGCATTCCGATCCGTGGGTCGGCACGCTGGAGGCCTTCGCAATCTATGCCGTCGGCTTTATCGCCCGGCCCATCGGCGCTGCGATTTTCGGCCACTATGGCGATCGTATCGGTCGCAAATCAACGCTGATCGCAACATTGATGTTAATGGGTCTCGCGACCTTTGCGGTCGCGCTCGTCCCGACCTACGCAAGCATCGGCATCTGGGGCGCGGTCATTCTGACCGTCCTGCGCTTCATTCAGGGGGTCGGCGTTGGCGGCGAATGGGGCGGATCGGTTCTGCTATCGATGGAATGGGCCCGCACAAACAAGTCGCGCGGCTTCATCGCCTCCTGGCCACAGTTCGGCGTTCCCTCCGGACTTTTCCTGGCCAATCTTGCGGTTCTGGCTTTCAGCCAGATGTCCGGCGAGCAGTTTCTCGCCTGGGGCTGGCGCATTCCGTTTGTCCTGAGCCTGATCCTTGTCGCCATCGGCCTCTATATCCGCCTCGGCATTCTGGAAACGCCTGTCTTTACGAAACTGGTCGCCCAGCAACGCATCGAACGCACCCCTATCCTCGAAGTCATCAAACGCCAGCCTAAGGAGATCCTGCTATCGGCATTTGCACGAATGGCTGAGCAAGCGCCCTTCTACATCTTCACGGCATTCATTTTTGCCTACGGCACAGGTTCGTTGCACGTGTCGCGAGACTTCCTGCTGACGGCTATTCTCGTAGCCTCGGTCGTGTCCTTCTTCTCGATTCCGTTCTTTGGCTATCTCTCCGATGTCATCGGACGGAAGGCGATGTACATGATCGGTGCGGTGGTAGTCGGCGTGTTCGGATTCATCTACTTCGGCATGGTCAACACGGGCGTGGAGTGGATCATCTTCCTCGCGATCGTGCTGTCGCTGATCCCGCACGACATGATGTACGGCCCCCAGGCTGCCCTGATCGCTGAGAGCTTCACCGGCCGGTTGCGCTATAGCGGTGCGTCTCTCGGCTATCAGCTTGCATCGGTCATCGCGGGCGGCCCGGCTCCCCTGATCGCGACGTGGCTGTATGGCAGATACCAGACGCCTTATGTGATCGCGATCTACATCGCGTGCTGCGCCGTGGTGAGCCTCGTCGCAACGGCCATGATGACGGACTACACAGGCAAGGATATCAGCGAAGAGTATCACGTCACGGCGTGA
- a CDS encoding acyltransferase family protein yields MSGRNVALDRARTALTVLVVIHHAIIPYTYYGHADAPTWLGFDGIVLANDSFFMASFFFLSGLFVWPSLRRKSTWQFLDDRVLRLALPFAVAALLLMPLAYYALELHRPDPLGLGAFWWKTVTVGPWPSGPVWFIWVLLAFDVLAALVYRIAPDFPAPINRLSRAGYSRPLVYFIAFAVVTTLAYVPMRLHFGATKWFEFGPLSVQASRTLLYAGCFLFGAGIGYADPERGLLGRGNALARQWGRWALAALAAYGTIVALVYYRRGILPDPNMLPQWWEVAYAFAFPLFSAAMTFAVLAWFMRSEQSRAPLLDAMQPAAYGIFLIHYLPVLWIQHWLFGRDLSAFSKAGLSFAFGLGASWLATLVLRSLPGAKRVL; encoded by the coding sequence ATGTCCGGACGAAATGTCGCCCTCGATCGCGCCCGCACTGCCCTGACGGTGCTCGTCGTCATTCATCACGCGATCATCCCCTACACGTACTACGGACATGCCGATGCGCCGACATGGCTCGGCTTCGACGGCATCGTGCTCGCCAATGACAGTTTCTTCATGGCGTCGTTCTTCTTCCTGTCCGGCCTGTTCGTGTGGCCAAGCCTGCGCCGCAAATCGACCTGGCAGTTTCTGGACGATCGGGTGTTGCGGCTGGCATTGCCATTCGCCGTAGCGGCCCTGCTGCTGATGCCGCTCGCCTATTACGCGCTGGAATTGCACCGCCCCGATCCTCTCGGCCTTGGGGCCTTCTGGTGGAAGACGGTCACGGTGGGGCCATGGCCGAGCGGCCCGGTGTGGTTCATCTGGGTGCTGCTGGCGTTCGACGTGTTGGCCGCGTTGGTCTACCGGATAGCACCTGACTTTCCCGCCCCCATCAATCGGCTGTCACGTGCCGGATATTCGCGGCCATTGGTGTACTTCATCGCCTTCGCCGTGGTCACGACGCTGGCTTACGTGCCGATGCGGCTTCATTTCGGCGCCACCAAATGGTTCGAATTCGGGCCGCTATCGGTTCAGGCGAGTCGCACCCTGCTCTATGCCGGCTGCTTTCTTTTTGGTGCTGGCATCGGCTACGCCGATCCCGAGCGCGGGTTGCTCGGCCGAGGCAACGCACTGGCGCGGCAATGGGGCCGCTGGGCGTTGGCGGCGCTCGCCGCCTACGGCACGATCGTGGCGCTCGTTTATTACCGGCGTGGCATCCTTCCCGATCCCAACATGCTGCCGCAATGGTGGGAGGTCGCTTATGCGTTCGCGTTCCCGCTGTTCAGCGCAGCGATGACGTTCGCTGTGCTCGCCTGGTTCATGCGTTCGGAGCAATCACGCGCGCCGCTGCTCGATGCCATGCAGCCGGCCGCCTACGGCATTTTCCTCATCCACTATTTGCCGGTGCTGTGGATACAGCACTGGCTGTTCGGCAGGGACCTGTCTGCTTTCAGCAAAGCAGGCCTGTCATTCGCCTTCGGGCTCGGTGCGAGCTGGCTCGCGACGCTGGTCCTGCGCAGCTTGCCGGGCGCAAAACGGGTCTTGTGA
- a CDS encoding DUF427 domain-containing protein: MKIPGPDHPITIAPNPRRVRVTAGGKVVAETVRALVLREASYPAVQYVPRADADMTLLSATDRQTHCPYKGDASYFTIHADGAALDNAVWSYEAPYDAVKEIAGHLAFYPDRVKIEELPA; this comes from the coding sequence ATGAAAATCCCGGGCCCGGACCACCCCATCACCATCGCTCCGAATCCCCGGCGTGTGCGTGTCACCGCCGGCGGCAAGGTCGTCGCCGAGACGGTGAGGGCTCTCGTCCTTCGGGAGGCCTCTTATCCGGCGGTCCAATACGTGCCCCGAGCCGATGCCGATATGACGCTTTTGTCCGCCACCGACCGGCAGACCCATTGTCCCTACAAGGGCGACGCCAGTTATTTCACCATCCATGCCGATGGCGCGGCGCTCGACAACGCAGTCTGGAGCTACGAGGCGCCCTATGACGCGGTGAAGGAAATCGCAGGCCATCTGGCGTTCTATCCCGATCGGGTCAAAATCGAAGAATTGCCCGCCTGA
- a CDS encoding BolA family protein, translating into MPMDARDIETMIKAAIPDATVTIRDLAGDGDHYAATVISESFRGKSRVQQHQIVYQSLKGQMGGVLHALALQTGVPE; encoded by the coding sequence ATGCCTATGGACGCGCGGGACATCGAAACCATGATCAAGGCGGCGATTCCCGATGCCACAGTTACAATCCGCGACCTCGCTGGGGACGGTGACCATTACGCTGCGACCGTGATTTCGGAATCATTCCGCGGCAAGTCTCGCGTGCAGCAGCACCAGATCGTCTATCAGTCGCTGAAGGGCCAGATGGGCGGCGTACTGCATGCGCTTGCGTTGCAAACCGGCGTGCCCGAGTAA